Proteins found in one Lutimonas zeaxanthinifaciens genomic segment:
- the secDF gene encoding protein translocase subunit SecDF codes for MQNKGLIRLFAVILSVVCLYQLSFTWLAKNVEKDAVIYAESKAESTDPEGLGKMEREYLDSVANTPVVNLGFAEFTYNEVKEKEINLGLDLKGGINAILEVSVKDILFGLSNESKNPVFNEALNNAAQAQKNSDKDYLQLFYEEFDKASQGSVKLSDPSIFGNKSLKDKINFKMSDDEVKPILQEEVKGSINTAFEVLRSRIDRFGVTQPNIQRIGESGRILIELPGAKDIDRVRKLLQSTAELQFWEVFTNQELSQFFLSANTKLAEILKVEDEVEDAQDTTQSEEDEIDDLLGEVKDSVNFETANPLFSKLFPRFPQSQNDISSIIATASVKDTAEINQYLAMKEIRALLPAEQKYAKFAWDAKANNDFISLYALKSNRNDEAPIQGDVISDASQVFDQLGANPEVSMTMNSKGTKQWAKMTTANVGKFVAVVLDDYVYSAPRVNDAITTGRTSIMGQFTIDEAQDLANALKSGKLPAAARIIQSDVVGPSLGQEAIDSGTYSFIIALIIVLIWMIFYYGKAGIFSDIALALNILFIFGVLTSFGAVLTLPGIAGIVLTIGMSVDANVLIYERIKEELNKGKGLKESINDGFGGALSSILDANITTLLTGIILYVFGTGPVKGFATTLMIGIVTSLFSAIFITRLLIEWYVNKDRKLTFNTNITKNWFKDIDVDFLKKRKMSFIISGIILVIGLGSLFTNGLNYGVDFKGGRTYTVRFEDNVSPPEIANSLKDAFESSPEVKTFGSANQLKITTKYKIDDYGVEVEDEIQQLLYNGLGSYFPESLSYEQFKPGDKEVNLGIMEFYMVGPTIADDIKQAAFWAIIGSLIVVFIYILIRFRKWQFSLGAVAAVFHDVLIVLSIFSLFYKILPFDMEIGQSFIAAILTVVGYSLNDTVVIFDRIREFDNKHPMWKYSRTVNTALSSTLGRTVNTSLTTLIVLLAIFIFGGDSIKGFMFALIIGVIVGTYSSLFIASPIMYDTTEKLNKKKKS; via the coding sequence ATGCAAAACAAGGGACTTATTAGATTATTTGCTGTCATTTTGAGTGTGGTATGTTTGTACCAGTTATCATTCACTTGGTTGGCAAAAAATGTTGAGAAAGATGCTGTTATCTATGCAGAGTCAAAAGCAGAAAGCACTGATCCGGAAGGGTTGGGCAAAATGGAGAGAGAATATTTAGATTCCGTTGCAAACACCCCTGTTGTCAATCTGGGATTTGCTGAATTTACTTACAATGAAGTAAAGGAAAAAGAGATCAATCTTGGACTGGACCTTAAGGGAGGTATCAATGCCATTCTTGAGGTATCTGTAAAAGATATCCTTTTTGGCTTGTCCAATGAGTCTAAAAACCCTGTTTTCAATGAGGCGCTAAACAATGCAGCACAGGCTCAGAAAAATAGTGATAAAGATTATTTACAGTTGTTCTATGAAGAGTTTGACAAAGCCAGTCAGGGTTCTGTTAAACTTAGCGATCCATCCATTTTTGGAAACAAATCCCTGAAAGACAAGATCAACTTTAAGATGAGTGATGATGAAGTGAAGCCTATACTTCAGGAAGAAGTAAAAGGATCCATCAACACTGCTTTTGAGGTATTAAGAAGCCGTATTGACCGTTTTGGTGTTACACAACCAAATATTCAAAGAATTGGTGAATCAGGAAGAATCTTAATTGAATTGCCCGGAGCAAAAGATATAGATCGTGTTAGAAAGCTTTTACAAAGTACGGCGGAATTACAGTTTTGGGAAGTATTTACCAATCAGGAACTTTCTCAGTTCTTCTTGTCTGCCAATACCAAATTGGCTGAAATCCTGAAAGTAGAAGATGAGGTAGAAGATGCTCAGGACACAACTCAAAGTGAAGAGGATGAAATAGATGACCTTCTTGGAGAAGTTAAGGATTCGGTGAATTTTGAAACTGCTAATCCATTATTCAGTAAACTTTTCCCGCGATTTCCACAGTCTCAAAATGACATAAGCTCTATTATAGCCACAGCCAGTGTAAAAGATACGGCTGAGATCAATCAGTATCTGGCAATGAAAGAGATTAGAGCTTTGTTGCCTGCAGAGCAAAAATATGCCAAGTTCGCCTGGGATGCTAAGGCCAATAATGACTTTATTAGTTTATATGCCTTAAAATCAAATAGAAATGACGAAGCACCAATTCAGGGAGATGTTATTTCAGATGCGAGCCAGGTTTTTGACCAGTTAGGCGCAAATCCTGAGGTAAGCATGACCATGAACAGCAAAGGAACAAAGCAATGGGCTAAAATGACTACGGCCAATGTTGGGAAATTCGTTGCGGTTGTTCTTGATGATTATGTTTATTCGGCACCGCGTGTAAATGATGCGATTACGACGGGTAGAACTTCTATTATGGGTCAGTTTACCATTGACGAAGCGCAGGATCTTGCCAACGCCTTGAAATCAGGTAAACTTCCTGCAGCAGCCAGAATCATTCAATCGGATGTAGTTGGGCCATCACTTGGTCAGGAAGCTATTGACAGCGGTACCTATTCATTTATCATCGCCTTGATCATTGTATTGATCTGGATGATCTTCTATTATGGTAAAGCAGGTATCTTCTCTGATATCGCTCTTGCGCTTAACATACTATTTATCTTTGGTGTCCTAACTTCATTTGGTGCCGTTTTGACCTTACCCGGTATAGCAGGTATCGTCTTAACAATTGGTATGTCAGTTGACGCCAATGTACTTATTTACGAGAGAATCAAAGAAGAGTTAAATAAAGGAAAAGGCCTTAAGGAATCAATCAATGATGGTTTTGGAGGAGCTTTATCATCGATTCTTGATGCGAATATTACAACCTTGTTAACGGGTATCATCTTATATGTATTCGGAACAGGTCCTGTAAAAGGATTCGCTACGACTTTAATGATCGGTATTGTAACTTCCCTGTTCTCTGCGATATTCATCACAAGATTACTTATTGAGTGGTATGTGAACAAAGACAGAAAACTGACCTTTAATACAAATATTACCAAAAACTGGTTTAAAGATATTGATGTTGACTTCCTTAAGAAAAGAAAGATGTCTTTCATCATTTCGGGTATCATCCTTGTTATTGGTCTCGGTTCATTATTTACTAACGGATTGAACTACGGAGTTGACTTCAAAGGAGGTAGGACTTATACGGTGCGATTTGAAGATAATGTAAGCCCTCCTGAAATTGCCAACAGCTTAAAAGATGCCTTTGAAAGTTCACCTGAAGTTAAGACTTTTGGTTCAGCAAATCAGTTGAAAATCACTACAAAGTATAAAATTGATGATTACGGAGTTGAAGTTGAAGATGAAATTCAGCAGCTGCTTTATAACGGATTAGGTTCGTATTTCCCAGAAAGTCTGAGTTATGAGCAGTTCAAACCGGGAGATAAAGAAGTTAATTTAGGGATCATGGAATTCTATATGGTAGGTCCGACGATTGCAGATGATATCAAACAGGCGGCGTTCTGGGCAATCATAGGGTCCTTGATCGTGGTATTTATCTATATCCTGATCCGATTTAGAAAATGGCAGTTTAGCCTTGGTGCCGTTGCTGCGGTATTCCATGATGTTTTAATCGTCCTTTCGATCTTTTCTCTGTTCTACAAGATCCTTCCATTTGACATGGAGATTGGACAATCATTTATTGCAGCTATACTGACCGTTGTTGGTTACTCACTGAATGATACGGTAGTTATTTTTGACCGTATCAGGGAATTTGACAATAAACATCCCATGTGGAAATATTCAAGAACAGTAAACACAGCCTTGAGCAGTACTTTGGGACGTACGGTAAATACATCTTTGACGACGCTGATTGTGCTACTGGCCATCTTTATTTTTGGAGGTGATTCGATCAAAGGATTTATGTTTGCTCTTATCATTGGGGTAATTGTTGGTACTTACTCATCATTGTTCATTGCATCACCGATAATGTACGATACAACGGAAAAATTGAACAAGAAAAAAAAGAGTTAA
- a CDS encoding formate--tetrahydrofolate ligase, with translation MKYKSDIEIAQEASLVHIKEIAAKINVKEDDLELFGKYKAKLPLDLIDEEKVKKNNLVLVTAITPTPAGEGKTTVSIGLTEGLNRIGEKATVVLREPSLGPVFGIKGGAAGGGYSQVVPMEDINLHFTGDFNAVEKANNLLSALIDNNLQASDNLNLDPRTIFWKRVIDMNDRSLRQITIGLGGTANGVPREDGFNITPASEVMAILCMATGFDDLKKRLGDIFVGFTYDKKPVFARDLKAENAMAILLKDAIKPNLVQTLEQNPAIIHGGPFANIAQGTNTILATKMGLSLSDYVVTEAGFGADLGAEKFLNIKCAASGLNPKAVVLVATIRALRHHGGAPKDHVNEPNTSLVSKGLTNLEKHIENVRKFRIQPVVAINSFVNDTEEEINLVIEACDKMGVKAVVSDGWAKGGEGTSQLASVVKETVENADSKFQPLYNWKSPVKEKIETIAREIYGATSVSYDKKAKLNLKRIERLGFNDFAVCMAKTQKSFSDVENLIGRPEDFEITVREIEIAAGAGFIIPILGKMMRMPGLPTRPASENMSIDAKGVISGLS, from the coding sequence ATGAAATATAAATCAGACATAGAAATTGCTCAGGAAGCATCATTGGTTCACATAAAAGAAATAGCGGCAAAAATTAATGTTAAAGAGGATGATCTGGAGTTATTCGGAAAGTACAAAGCCAAGCTTCCTCTTGATCTGATTGACGAGGAAAAAGTAAAGAAAAATAACCTGGTCCTTGTTACGGCAATAACGCCAACTCCGGCGGGAGAAGGTAAAACAACCGTTTCAATTGGATTGACTGAAGGACTCAACAGGATCGGTGAAAAAGCAACTGTTGTTTTGAGGGAACCCTCGCTGGGCCCGGTGTTTGGTATTAAAGGTGGAGCCGCTGGTGGTGGTTACTCTCAGGTTGTGCCGATGGAAGATATTAACCTTCATTTTACGGGAGACTTCAATGCCGTTGAGAAGGCCAATAATTTGCTTTCAGCTTTAATCGACAACAACCTTCAGGCTTCAGATAATTTGAACCTCGATCCCAGGACAATCTTCTGGAAAAGGGTCATAGACATGAATGACAGGTCTCTAAGGCAAATAACAATTGGTCTTGGGGGAACGGCCAATGGGGTTCCGAGAGAAGATGGATTTAACATAACACCCGCATCAGAGGTCATGGCAATTCTATGTATGGCAACTGGTTTTGACGATTTGAAAAAGAGATTGGGTGATATTTTTGTTGGCTTTACTTACGATAAAAAACCTGTTTTTGCAAGAGATCTAAAAGCAGAAAATGCCATGGCCATTCTGTTAAAAGACGCTATTAAACCAAACCTTGTTCAAACGCTTGAGCAAAACCCGGCGATTATACATGGAGGCCCTTTTGCGAATATTGCTCAGGGAACAAATACGATCCTGGCTACAAAAATGGGCTTGTCCTTATCGGATTATGTAGTAACAGAGGCAGGGTTCGGGGCCGATCTGGGAGCCGAAAAGTTTTTGAATATTAAATGCGCGGCTTCAGGATTGAATCCTAAGGCCGTTGTTTTGGTGGCCACAATTCGAGCGTTACGCCATCATGGAGGAGCCCCTAAAGATCATGTCAATGAGCCAAATACTTCCTTGGTTTCCAAGGGCTTGACAAATCTTGAAAAGCATATTGAAAACGTCAGAAAATTTAGAATTCAGCCAGTGGTAGCTATCAATTCTTTTGTAAATGATACCGAGGAAGAGATCAATCTCGTAATAGAAGCATGTGATAAAATGGGGGTGAAAGCGGTGGTTTCTGATGGATGGGCCAAAGGTGGAGAAGGCACAAGCCAACTGGCAAGTGTTGTTAAGGAAACTGTAGAAAATGCAGATTCTAAGTTTCAGCCCTTATATAACTGGAAGTCACCTGTAAAAGAAAAGATTGAAACCATAGCCAGAGAGATCTACGGGGCAACAAGTGTGTCGTACGATAAAAAGGCCAAGCTCAATTTGAAAAGGATTGAACGATTAGGATTTAATGATTTTGCGGTTTGCATGGCGAAGACTCAAAAGTCTTTTTCGGATGTTGAGAACCTGATTGGCAGGCCGGAAGATTTTGAAATTACGGTTCGTGAGATCGAGATAGCAGCAGGCGCCGGATTTATAATTCCAATATTAGGTAAAATGATGCGAATGCCCGGTTTACCTACACGTCCTGCATCTGAAAATATGTCAATCGACGCTAAGGGAGTCATTTCAGGATTGTCCTGA
- a CDS encoding peptidase M61 yields the protein MKHFLLICFGLAFVLTSCGPAKTTGNDLAVNNPIETSIDLTKVQDDKVPVMINPGRISMDTVVFRLPRVVQGTYAISDFGSFIEDFQALDYNGEELRSKKIDTNTWVIYEASNLEKINYWVNDTFDIESSGQATPFSPSGTNIEEDNYVLNLHGFIGYFDSLKSNSYVLDVTAAAEFDRTSALQMVEEVISEDGKVVTTRYQATRYFDITDNPMMYGKLDVEEFMVGDINIVLSVYSPNKIHSATSLKETMFKMMEAQKNYLGDLNSTKRYDIYVYLAGKNAGAPTGFGALEHHTSTVVVMPESMPKESLERQLIDIVSHEFFHILSPLSVHSEDVHYFDYNQPTFSKHLWMYEGLTEYFANIFQIDQGLISEEEFYNKMMSKINTAASLDDTMSFTEMSENILEQPYARNYFNVYQKGALIGMCLDIILREESNGEVGILSVMKELSVKYGTDQPFEDDKIIDEIVNMTYPSIGKFFEDHIIGGTPIDYSIYFEKVGLGINESKVETNYVQNAGRMIVRGDREAGSVMFNEEVVNNSFWNEAGVKPNDIIKSIDGVVVTMENANSVFGEVFGWQPGRDISVTLIRDGEEMLIEETLTTSYTMGQQLGRNPDISDAQKDLLKKWLKG from the coding sequence ATGAAACATTTTTTACTTATTTGTTTTGGCCTGGCCTTCGTGCTTACGAGTTGTGGTCCTGCTAAAACTACAGGAAATGATCTTGCCGTTAATAATCCGATTGAAACCAGTATCGACTTAACAAAAGTTCAGGATGACAAAGTGCCTGTAATGATCAACCCAGGTAGAATTTCCATGGATACGGTGGTTTTCAGGCTACCAAGAGTAGTTCAGGGAACTTACGCAATAAGCGATTTTGGAAGTTTTATTGAAGACTTTCAGGCTTTGGATTATAATGGAGAAGAACTTCGGTCGAAAAAAATAGACACAAACACCTGGGTCATCTATGAAGCCTCCAACCTTGAAAAGATCAATTACTGGGTAAACGATACGTTTGATATTGAAAGCTCAGGCCAGGCTACACCATTTTCGCCCTCTGGAACAAATATAGAGGAAGATAACTATGTTTTGAACCTCCATGGATTCATTGGCTATTTTGATTCACTCAAGTCAAATTCCTATGTTTTGGATGTCACCGCAGCTGCTGAATTTGACAGGACCTCGGCACTTCAAATGGTTGAGGAAGTGATTTCCGAAGACGGAAAAGTGGTGACTACCAGATATCAGGCTACCAGGTATTTTGATATTACGGATAATCCAATGATGTATGGTAAACTGGATGTTGAGGAGTTTATGGTAGGTGATATTAATATTGTTCTTAGTGTTTATTCTCCCAATAAGATTCACTCCGCAACCAGTTTAAAAGAAACGATGTTTAAAATGATGGAGGCGCAAAAAAATTATCTTGGCGACCTGAACAGTACAAAACGCTATGATATTTATGTGTATCTGGCCGGGAAAAATGCGGGGGCACCAACAGGTTTTGGAGCTTTGGAACACCATACCTCAACCGTGGTTGTTATGCCGGAATCCATGCCGAAAGAAAGCCTTGAACGACAACTGATCGATATTGTATCACATGAGTTTTTTCATATTTTGTCTCCCTTGTCGGTGCACTCTGAGGATGTACATTATTTTGATTATAATCAACCAACGTTCTCAAAGCACCTGTGGATGTATGAAGGCCTGACAGAATATTTTGCAAATATTTTCCAGATCGATCAGGGACTGATATCAGAGGAGGAATTCTATAATAAGATGATGAGCAAGATCAATACGGCGGCTTCATTGGATGATACCATGAGTTTTACCGAAATGAGTGAAAATATTCTTGAACAACCCTACGCGAGGAATTACTTTAATGTATATCAAAAAGGAGCCTTGATAGGTATGTGCCTTGATATAATTTTAAGAGAAGAAAGCAATGGTGAAGTTGGAATCTTATCTGTAATGAAGGAATTGTCAGTGAAGTATGGAACCGATCAGCCTTTTGAAGATGATAAAATCATTGACGAAATCGTGAATATGACCTATCCTTCAATCGGAAAGTTTTTTGAAGATCATATCATTGGGGGAACCCCTATTGATTATTCAATTTACTTCGAAAAAGTGGGATTGGGAATCAATGAATCAAAAGTTGAAACCAACTATGTCCAGAATGCGGGTAGAATGATCGTTCGGGGAGACCGTGAAGCGGGTTCGGTTATGTTCAATGAAGAGGTAGTGAACAATAGTTTCTGGAATGAGGCGGGCGTAAAGCCAAATGATATTATTAAGAGCATTGACGGGGTGGTGGTCACCATGGAAAATGCAAACTCTGTTTTCGGCGAGGTTTTTGGCTGGCAACCGGGCCGTGACATTAGTGTTACTTTGATTCGTGACGGAGAAGAGATGCTTATAGAAGAAACCTTAACTACTTCTTATACTATGGGTCAGCAACTGGGAAGAAATCCGGATATTTCAGATGCTCAGAAAGATTTATTGAAGAAATGGCTCAAAGGTTAA
- a CDS encoding malate dehydrogenase: protein MKVTIVGAGAVGASCAEYIAIKDFASEVVIVDIKENYAEGKAMDLMQCASLNGFDTLITGSTNDYSKTANSDIAVITSGIPRKPGMTREELIGINAGIVKTVAKNVLEHSPNVIFIVVSNPMDTMAYLTHKALGLPKNRIIGMGGALDSARFKYRLSEALGCPASDVEGMVIGGHSDTGMIPLTRLAVRNSVPVSKFLSEDKISEVAEATKVGGATLTKMLGTSAWYAPGAAVSALVQAIACDHKKMFPCSALLDGEYGLNDISIGVPCIIGKNGIESIVELDLNDAEKEKLQSSADAVRKTNGLLEEVVS, encoded by the coding sequence ATGAAAGTAACTATAGTTGGCGCAGGAGCGGTTGGAGCAAGTTGTGCCGAATACATCGCAATCAAAGATTTCGCCTCAGAGGTCGTCATTGTTGACATTAAAGAAAATTATGCTGAAGGGAAGGCTATGGATCTTATGCAATGTGCATCTTTGAACGGATTTGACACGTTGATAACAGGAAGTACAAATGACTATTCAAAGACAGCGAATAGTGATATAGCGGTGATCACAAGTGGAATTCCACGTAAACCTGGAATGACAAGAGAAGAATTGATCGGGATCAACGCAGGAATTGTTAAAACCGTTGCAAAAAATGTTCTTGAACACTCACCTAATGTAATCTTTATCGTGGTAAGTAACCCTATGGATACTATGGCGTATTTGACACATAAAGCCTTAGGTTTGCCAAAAAACAGGATCATTGGTATGGGAGGAGCTTTGGACAGTGCTCGATTTAAATACCGTCTTTCAGAAGCTTTAGGATGCCCTGCATCTGACGTCGAAGGCATGGTAATTGGTGGCCATAGTGATACCGGTATGATCCCATTAACCAGGCTTGCCGTTAGAAACAGTGTTCCTGTGAGCAAATTCTTATCTGAAGATAAAATCTCTGAAGTTGCGGAAGCTACGAAAGTTGGTGGAGCTACTTTAACAAAAATGTTAGGAACAAGTGCATGGTACGCTCCGGGAGCAGCAGTATCTGCTTTAGTTCAGGCAATTGCATGCGATCACAAAAAAATGTTCCCTTGTTCTGCTCTTTTAGATGGCGAATACGGGCTGAATGATATTTCAATTGGAGTTCCTTGTATCATTGGAAAAAATGGTATTGAGTCTATTGTAGAACTTGACCTTAACGATGCTGAAAAAGAAAAGCTTCAGTCAAGTGCCGATGCAGTAAGAAAAACCAATGGATTATTGGAAGAAGTTGTGAGCTAA
- the gyrB gene encoding DNA topoisomerase (ATP-hydrolyzing) subunit B, translating to MSEETNKNQYSADSIQALEGMEHVRMRPSMYIGDVSSRGLHHLVYEVVDNSIDEAMAGHCDRIDVFINENNSITVRDNGRGIPVGTHKKEGVSALEVVMTKIGAGGKFDKDSYKVSGGLHGVGVSVVNALSNHLKATVFREGKIWEQEYEKGKTLYPVKTVGDSDENGTEVTFLADDTIFQTEIVYSYEILSARLRELAYLNQGVTITITDKRTKDEEGKEIHEEYYSEDGLREFVKYLDATREQLTADVISMEGEKNGIPVEVAMVYNTSYTENLHSYVNNINTHEGGTHLSGFRRGLTHTLKKYAENSGMLSKLKFDIAGDDFREGLTAIISVKVAEPQFEGQTKTKLGNREVSSAVSQAVSEMLTNYLEENPDDAKTIVQKVILAAQARHAATKAREMVQRKTVMSGGGLPGKLSDCAWNDPEKCEIFLVEGDSAGGTAKQGRDRNFQAILPLRGKILNVEKAMQHKVFENEEIKNMYTALGVTIGTEEDPRALNLSKLRYHKIVIMCDADVDGSHIATLILTFFFRYMRELVENGNIYIAAPPLYLIKKGAKKEYAWSDAERDAIIEKFGGGSIQRYKGLGEMNAEQLWDTTMNPEYRTMRQVSIENGTEADRVFSMLMGDDVPPRREFIEKHAVYANIDI from the coding sequence ATGAGTGAAGAAACTAACAAAAATCAATATTCAGCAGATAGTATTCAGGCTTTAGAAGGCATGGAGCACGTCAGAATGAGGCCGTCCATGTATATCGGAGACGTCAGCTCCAGAGGGCTCCATCATCTGGTTTATGAGGTAGTTGATAATTCCATTGATGAGGCCATGGCCGGACATTGTGATCGTATAGATGTTTTTATCAATGAAAACAATTCAATTACGGTAAGAGATAATGGTCGTGGAATACCTGTTGGAACTCATAAAAAAGAAGGTGTTTCCGCGTTGGAGGTCGTTATGACGAAAATCGGGGCCGGAGGAAAATTTGATAAAGATTCCTATAAAGTATCCGGAGGACTGCACGGGGTTGGTGTTTCCGTTGTGAATGCCCTTTCCAACCATCTAAAGGCCACTGTATTCAGAGAAGGTAAAATTTGGGAGCAGGAATACGAGAAGGGAAAAACGTTATATCCGGTCAAAACGGTTGGTGACTCGGATGAAAACGGTACAGAAGTTACTTTTCTGGCTGATGATACCATTTTTCAGACAGAAATAGTTTACAGTTACGAAATTTTGTCGGCAAGACTGAGAGAACTTGCCTATTTGAATCAAGGAGTAACAATAACTATTACTGATAAAAGAACTAAGGACGAAGAAGGAAAAGAAATACACGAAGAATATTACAGTGAGGATGGTTTAAGAGAGTTTGTAAAATATCTTGATGCCACCAGAGAACAGCTTACCGCAGATGTTATAAGCATGGAAGGTGAGAAAAATGGTATTCCCGTGGAGGTAGCAATGGTGTATAACACCTCTTACACAGAAAACCTTCATTCCTATGTAAACAATATCAACACCCACGAAGGTGGAACACACCTATCCGGTTTTCGACGTGGATTAACACATACCTTAAAGAAATATGCCGAAAATTCAGGTATGTTAAGCAAGTTAAAGTTTGACATAGCAGGTGATGACTTTAGAGAAGGATTAACCGCGATTATCTCGGTAAAAGTGGCCGAACCTCAGTTTGAAGGTCAGACCAAAACAAAACTGGGTAACCGTGAAGTAAGTTCCGCCGTTAGCCAGGCAGTATCAGAAATGCTGACCAATTATCTGGAGGAAAATCCTGATGATGCAAAAACGATAGTTCAAAAAGTGATCCTGGCAGCTCAAGCCAGACATGCAGCGACCAAAGCCCGAGAAATGGTTCAGCGAAAAACTGTAATGTCAGGTGGTGGTCTACCCGGAAAACTTTCAGATTGTGCCTGGAATGACCCTGAAAAATGTGAGATCTTCCTGGTTGAGGGGGATTCGGCAGGTGGAACGGCTAAACAAGGTCGTGACAGAAACTTTCAGGCGATTCTTCCTTTGAGAGGTAAGATTCTCAATGTTGAAAAAGCGATGCAGCATAAGGTCTTTGAAAATGAAGAGATCAAAAACATGTATACCGCATTGGGAGTAACCATCGGGACAGAAGAAGATCCAAGAGCGTTAAACTTAAGTAAATTAAGATACCATAAAATAGTGATCATGTGTGATGCGGATGTTGATGGTAGTCACATTGCCACACTTATATTAACCTTCTTCTTTCGCTACATGAGAGAACTTGTGGAGAATGGTAATATCTATATTGCTGCTCCACCACTCTATCTGATTAAAAAGGGAGCTAAAAAAGAGTACGCCTGGTCTGATGCCGAGAGGGATGCGATCATTGAGAAATTTGGAGGAGGAAGTATCCAAAGATATAAAGGTCTCGGAGAGATGAACGCGGAACAGCTTTGGGATACTACCATGAACCCTGAGTACAGAACAATGAGACAAGTATCAATTGAAAACGGAACAGAAGCCGACAGGGTATTTTCGATGCTCATGGGAGATGATGTCCCCCCCCGTCGTGAATTCATTGAAAAACATGCAGTTTACGCGAATATTGACATATAA